A window of Rubricoccus marinus contains these coding sequences:
- a CDS encoding choice-of-anchor V domain-containing protein: MIVRTLATLTVLALPLLALTYPYGAPSGFDGFDGTSCATCHRTPDGDANTNVGTGSVSITAPDVYVAGQPLAITVAVVNTTEAAPGGSGRLQGFQVSVRDASGTPVGSFDLRGSSAIQFADGNTNYVTHTTAGNQQSSWTFDWTPPAGTPPQAVTVYAAANAANGNSSLTGDYIYTAQKALALATAGEPGPDESAVQLGAVSPQPVRGQARARLTLSEPGDVRARLVDGLGRTVRDLARGAYPAGESLLDVDASGLPSGVYFLVVDTPQGRRTGRVVVAR; encoded by the coding sequence ATGATCGTCAGGACGCTCGCCACTCTTACCGTCCTTGCCCTGCCGCTTCTGGCGCTGACGTACCCGTACGGCGCGCCGTCGGGCTTCGACGGCTTCGACGGCACCTCTTGCGCCACCTGCCACCGCACGCCGGACGGGGACGCGAACACGAACGTGGGCACGGGCTCGGTCTCCATCACCGCGCCCGACGTGTACGTGGCCGGTCAGCCTCTGGCGATCACCGTGGCCGTGGTGAACACGACCGAGGCGGCGCCGGGCGGCTCGGGACGGCTCCAAGGCTTCCAGGTCTCCGTCCGTGACGCCAGCGGCACGCCCGTCGGCAGCTTCGACCTCCGGGGCTCGTCGGCGATTCAGTTCGCGGATGGGAACACGAACTACGTCACGCACACGACGGCGGGCAACCAGCAGTCCTCGTGGACCTTTGACTGGACGCCGCCCGCGGGCACGCCGCCCCAGGCCGTCACGGTCTACGCGGCGGCCAACGCCGCGAACGGAAACAGCAGCCTGACCGGGGACTACATCTATACCGCGCAGAAGGCCCTGGCGTTGGCCACGGCTGGCGAGCCTGGGCCAGACGAGAGCGCCGTCCAGCTCGGTGCCGTCTCGCCGCAGCCCGTGCGAGGCCAGGCCCGCGCGCGGCTTACGCTGAGCGAGCCTGGAGACGTGCGCGCGCGGCTTGTGGACGGCCTCGGCCGCACCGTCCGCGATCTCGCCAGAGGCGCCTATCCCGCCGGTGAGTCCCTGCTCGACGTCGACGCCAGCGGCCTCCCGTCGGGTGTGTACTTCCTCGTCGTGGACACGCCGCAGGGGCGCCGGACGGGGCGCGTTGTCGTCGCGCGCTGA
- a CDS encoding PQQ-dependent sugar dehydrogenase, with translation MPRFSSLTPLAVFGLTLLLAAAPEAQITATNAFPGVSFQSPVEMGMAPGQPNRVYVVEQGNGTGRARILTLEVGDSAPTVFLDLDDRVRAGGEQGLLGLAFHPNYAANGRVFVHYSGQPDGRTVVSEFARASGDPLAADPESERVILERSQPFGNHNGGKIAFGPDGFLYIGLGDGGSGNDPLGSGQDTSTILGALLRIDVDTVPAGATYGIPVDNPFASGGGRGEIYAYGIRNPWKFSFDSLTGDLWLGDVGQGRWEEINKVRNGGNYGWNRVEGPECFQRTCTLSDYDAPVFSYPHNNTDQGGLSITGGIVYRGTDVAGLEGAYLYADFVFPRLWSLFSGTTPGTATSTLLSSSISNISSINEGPGREAYVVTYGGTIFRLQGTSTAAAPGASGAGLIRVDGPNPVRGEAALVLSASGGEPVRVRLFDARGRELAVLNEGAVAREMRLVVDLETLGVAAGVVFVLAETSTLRQSVRLVVTG, from the coding sequence ATGCCCCGGTTCTCCTCCCTCACGCCTCTGGCGGTCTTCGGCCTCACGCTCCTTCTCGCGGCAGCGCCAGAGGCCCAGATCACGGCCACCAACGCGTTCCCGGGCGTCAGCTTCCAGTCGCCGGTGGAGATGGGGATGGCGCCGGGCCAGCCCAACCGCGTGTACGTAGTGGAGCAAGGCAACGGGACCGGGCGCGCGCGCATCCTCACGCTTGAAGTGGGGGACAGCGCCCCGACGGTCTTCCTCGACCTCGACGACCGCGTGCGGGCGGGGGGCGAGCAGGGCCTGCTCGGTCTCGCGTTCCACCCGAACTACGCCGCCAACGGGCGCGTCTTCGTGCACTACAGCGGGCAGCCGGACGGCCGGACGGTCGTCTCGGAGTTCGCGCGCGCCAGCGGCGATCCTCTGGCGGCGGACCCCGAGAGCGAGCGCGTAATCTTGGAGCGGAGCCAGCCCTTCGGCAACCACAACGGTGGCAAGATCGCGTTTGGCCCGGACGGCTTCCTCTACATCGGGCTCGGCGATGGCGGCTCGGGGAACGATCCGCTGGGCAGCGGGCAGGACACCTCCACCATCCTCGGCGCGCTTCTCCGCATCGACGTGGACACGGTGCCAGCAGGCGCCACCTACGGGATCCCAGTGGACAACCCATTCGCCTCTGGCGGGGGCCGCGGCGAGATCTACGCCTACGGCATCCGCAACCCGTGGAAGTTCTCCTTCGACTCCCTCACCGGCGACCTGTGGCTGGGCGACGTGGGGCAGGGGCGTTGGGAGGAGATCAACAAGGTGCGCAACGGCGGCAACTACGGCTGGAATCGCGTGGAAGGCCCCGAGTGCTTCCAGCGGACCTGCACGCTGAGCGACTACGACGCGCCGGTGTTCTCTTACCCCCACAACAACACGGACCAGGGGGGGCTCTCCATCACGGGTGGGATCGTGTACCGGGGGACCGACGTGGCGGGCTTGGAGGGCGCCTACCTCTACGCCGACTTCGTCTTCCCTCGCCTGTGGTCCCTGTTCTCTGGCACGACGCCGGGCACCGCAACCTCGACGCTGCTCTCTAGCTCGATCAGCAACATCTCGTCCATCAACGAGGGGCCGGGGCGCGAGGCGTACGTGGTCACCTACGGAGGCACCATCTTCCGCCTTCAGGGCACTTCTACCGCGGCGGCCCCCGGCGCCTCTGGCGCGGGGCTGATCCGCGTGGACGGCCCGAACCCCGTCCGCGGCGAGGCCGCGCTCGTGCTGAGCGCCTCTGGCGGCGAACCGGTACGTGTGCGTCTCTTCGACGCCAGAGGCCGCGAGTTGGCCGTCCTGAACGAGGGGGCCGTCGCGCGCGAGATGCGCCTCGTCGTAGACCTCGAGACGCTTGGTGTGGCCGCTGGCGTGGTGTTTGTTCTAGCGGAGACCTCTACCCTCCGCCAATCCGTTCGGCTCGTTGTAACGGGCTGA
- a CDS encoding T9SS type A sorting domain-containing protein has translation MLRAALFLALFALPAMASGAQTCALGTAEARLRGVDVEAALFTNGNLFYGNQTTDGSGYVTPLGENALNGQPRSPVFASTLWLGGKVGGDIRASAARYTNFVFRPGQTGADHVPPDSTACAEADRIWVVSRDDIAAYYAGATPEADLAEWPVHLGAPVLDGDGIAGNYDLEAGDQPAIRGDVMAFWAMTDMASGTPFGETAAGVDVAAEAFAIRTSPFRDETFYRFTITNRNGTPLDSAYVGLHHDFDIGERTNDRIGTDTTAQMLYVYNGTDTDPFFNGAPPAHGVVVARGPVGLANGRDDDGDGTVDEPGEPLGLTGSALYALTCPHCTSGDPDGVFQFYNYLQGRWGDGSVMRANGNGYRQPAQYPRTRFLYAGDPVSGEGWSEVNADGAGTPIPAGDRRGIPGSGPFRLLPDSSTSVTFALVYAQGTDRFDSITHLRSDARRVLAAQASGAFEPSRVEGFEPRQRPLAVSRPRPNPFREATTILIQAPANTAVQVSVYDALGRRLSVSDAETPEARVEIGRGLAPGVYVVRVEGAGFAETFTAVKTR, from the coding sequence ATGCTCCGGGCCGCCCTCTTCCTCGCGCTGTTCGCGCTCCCCGCGATGGCCTCTGGCGCGCAGACGTGCGCGCTAGGCACCGCCGAGGCGCGGCTGCGCGGCGTGGACGTGGAGGCGGCGCTGTTCACCAACGGCAACCTCTTCTACGGCAACCAGACGACCGACGGCAGCGGCTACGTGACACCGCTCGGAGAGAACGCGCTGAACGGGCAGCCGCGCTCGCCCGTTTTCGCGTCCACCCTGTGGCTCGGCGGGAAGGTCGGCGGCGACATCCGCGCGTCCGCTGCGCGCTACACCAACTTCGTGTTTCGGCCAGGCCAGACGGGCGCCGACCACGTCCCACCGGACTCCACCGCGTGCGCGGAGGCGGACAGAATCTGGGTGGTCTCCCGCGATGACATCGCGGCGTACTACGCCGGTGCGACGCCAGAGGCCGACTTGGCGGAGTGGCCGGTGCACCTCGGCGCGCCCGTCTTGGACGGCGACGGCATCGCGGGCAACTACGACCTCGAAGCGGGCGACCAGCCCGCGATCCGAGGCGACGTGATGGCCTTCTGGGCGATGACCGACATGGCTTCGGGCACCCCCTTTGGCGAAACGGCTGCCGGAGTGGATGTAGCGGCTGAAGCGTTCGCGATCCGTACCTCCCCGTTCCGGGACGAGACGTTCTACCGCTTCACGATCACGAACCGCAACGGCACGCCGCTCGACAGTGCGTACGTCGGCCTCCACCACGACTTTGATATTGGCGAGAGGACCAATGATCGTATCGGGACGGACACGACGGCGCAGATGCTGTACGTCTACAACGGCACCGATACCGACCCCTTTTTCAATGGCGCTCCCCCGGCCCACGGGGTCGTGGTCGCCAGAGGCCCTGTGGGGTTAGCGAACGGGCGCGATGACGATGGAGACGGTACGGTGGACGAGCCTGGGGAGCCGCTCGGCCTGACTGGCTCGGCCCTCTACGCGCTTACCTGCCCACACTGCACATCGGGCGACCCAGACGGAGTCTTCCAGTTCTACAACTACCTGCAGGGGAGATGGGGGGACGGAAGCGTTATGCGCGCGAACGGCAACGGATATCGGCAACCCGCCCAATACCCCAGGACTCGGTTTCTGTACGCAGGTGATCCCGTAAGCGGCGAGGGATGGAGCGAGGTCAACGCAGACGGGGCGGGCACCCCAATCCCCGCTGGAGACCGCCGCGGCATCCCCGGCAGCGGCCCATTCCGGCTACTCCCCGATAGCTCTACATCAGTCACCTTCGCCCTCGTCTACGCGCAGGGCACCGACCGCTTCGACTCCATTACCCACCTCCGCTCTGACGCCCGCCGCGTTCTCGCCGCGCAGGCATCTGGCGCGTTTGAACCCAGCCGCGTGGAGGGCTTCGAGCCTCGCCAGAGGCCTCTGGCGGTGAGCCGCCCGCGCCCCAACCCGTTTCGCGAAGCGACCACGATCCTGATCCAGGCGCCCGCCAACACGGCCGTCCAGGTGAGCGTCTATGATGCGCTCGGCCGCCGGCTCTCGGTCTCGGACGCGGAGACGCCAGAGGCGCGGGTCGAGATCGGGCGCGGCCTCGCGCCGGGCGTGTACGTCGTCCGCGTAGAGGGCGCGGGGTTCGCCGAGACGTTCACGGCCGTCAAAACGCGGTAG
- a CDS encoding DUF1684 domain-containing protein, protein MRVALLLPLLLSLAACGPSGPSVDRAALHAEWEAWRTSRDSLYASEDTPVMESLRETFTGLEYFPYDSTLAIPASLQPALQTDTLYLGTSTGEPRAMVASGVLVFRAEGRPMRLTAYLPLGETNPNLFVPFRDQTTGVETYGGGRYMDLTPEADGSVALDFNRAYHPTCVVNPSFSCPIPPPQNTLDLAVTAGERFPEASGDA, encoded by the coding sequence ATGCGCGTCGCTCTCCTGCTCCCCCTGCTTCTGTCTCTCGCCGCCTGCGGCCCCAGCGGGCCGTCGGTGGACCGCGCCGCGCTCCACGCCGAATGGGAGGCGTGGCGCACCAGCCGAGACAGCCTTTACGCCTCCGAGGACACGCCCGTCATGGAGAGCCTGCGCGAGACGTTTACCGGGCTGGAGTACTTCCCGTACGACTCCACGCTCGCCATCCCCGCCTCGCTCCAACCGGCGTTGCAAACGGACACGCTCTACCTCGGCACGTCCACCGGCGAGCCCCGCGCGATGGTGGCCTCTGGCGTGCTCGTGTTTCGCGCCGAGGGCCGCCCCATGCGGCTAACGGCCTACCTCCCTCTGGGGGAGACCAACCCGAACCTTTTCGTCCCCTTTCGCGACCAGACGACGGGCGTGGAGACCTACGGCGGGGGCCGCTACATGGACCTCACGCCAGAGGCTGACGGCAGCGTCGCGCTAGACTTCAACCGCGCCTACCACCCCACGTGCGTGGTCAACCCGTCGTTCTCGTGCCCTATCCCGCCGCCGCAGAACACGCTGGACCTCGCCGTGACGGCGGGCGAACGCTTCCCCGAGGCCTCTGGCGACGCCTAG
- a CDS encoding PAS domain-containing protein, with product MSLPHHSALDVALRQSAALLQSRGLYVLRLELDGHVQAVASTGESLTQDAMQVALAALVDDGELSVVGATIGVDVPHVEAVWLGDERHALLALCDAPIGDWHLSEAGALVSALIYAEYKGVELDHARFLRALTADPAPLDERLHNALTRASSLLGLEAAVFLCVESEEWNVESVHDPGGIVNHGRLLASGALASITFRASGSVGIHDVAASAFAAPGEVGAFLGAPIVAGGQGLGVLAFLGREARPEPFGPPARELVETLARWAGAALGGRASAQRLAEQEATLSRLFYASPYPVGVAEWRTAPGEPDDLELVEANESAVRMLGAGPGDTFSEVLPPAAVRLWTGACRRATVDESVQRFRADLVPPGETEARRYRVSLSLITAPTPERPGRVTFLAEDVTARRHIRDNLHGRESQLRIVLEHAPILLFELDEAGHFVFCEGRALALSGIRSEDLIGVSAVERYRNHPETMQGFNRVLSGQASSWTLTLGSREFEVYAEPSRDRDNAISGARGVAVDVTERRNAERIAARASEEAADDARHSADLVSLLSHGLRVPLATVLGYADLMEDEDGEAAEAAGAITRAAQEILDTLDGFLDLTQLSALRTVAPRPTGTTGLEATVNRAVAEGASGVPVSVEVVPLETPILLDLSLFGAVISRVAELAEGSLEVSAEAAGAHLFVRLFSPGLASRLGGDSLDTAYVHHAVAALDAELALGADGSVGIGVPVLPAPIVHLATAPSGDGSLRAAELITRL from the coding sequence GTGTCGCTACCCCACCATTCCGCGCTCGACGTCGCGCTTCGTCAGTCGGCTGCCCTGCTCCAATCGCGAGGGCTGTACGTCCTCCGCCTCGAACTCGACGGCCACGTGCAGGCCGTCGCGAGTACAGGGGAGTCCCTGACGCAAGACGCGATGCAGGTGGCCCTCGCCGCCCTCGTGGACGATGGGGAGCTCTCCGTCGTTGGGGCCACTATTGGCGTGGATGTCCCGCACGTGGAGGCGGTGTGGCTCGGGGACGAGCGGCACGCCCTCCTCGCGCTTTGCGACGCGCCCATCGGCGACTGGCACCTCTCGGAGGCCGGGGCTCTCGTTTCGGCGCTGATCTACGCGGAGTACAAGGGCGTAGAGCTGGACCACGCGCGCTTCCTCCGCGCGCTGACAGCGGACCCCGCGCCGCTGGACGAGCGGCTCCACAACGCGCTCACGCGAGCGTCGTCCCTCCTGGGGCTCGAAGCGGCCGTGTTCCTCTGCGTCGAGTCCGAGGAGTGGAACGTGGAATCCGTGCACGACCCCGGCGGCATCGTCAACCACGGGCGGCTGCTGGCCTCTGGCGCACTGGCGTCCATCACGTTCCGCGCCAGCGGCTCGGTCGGCATTCACGATGTCGCGGCCTCGGCGTTCGCAGCGCCGGGCGAGGTGGGCGCGTTCCTGGGGGCGCCGATTGTAGCGGGAGGGCAAGGCCTCGGCGTGCTCGCGTTCCTGGGCCGAGAGGCGCGGCCGGAGCCGTTCGGGCCGCCCGCGCGGGAGCTGGTGGAAACGCTGGCGCGATGGGCCGGAGCCGCCCTCGGCGGGCGGGCCTCGGCGCAACGCCTGGCCGAGCAGGAGGCGACGCTCTCGCGGCTGTTCTACGCCTCGCCGTACCCCGTCGGCGTGGCCGAATGGCGGACGGCCCCTGGCGAGCCCGACGACCTCGAACTCGTGGAGGCCAACGAGTCCGCCGTTCGGATGCTAGGCGCCGGCCCTGGCGACACGTTTTCCGAGGTGCTCCCGCCAGCGGCCGTCCGGCTCTGGACCGGCGCCTGCCGCCGCGCCACCGTGGACGAGAGCGTGCAGCGATTCCGCGCGGACCTGGTGCCGCCGGGCGAGACCGAGGCCCGCCGCTACCGCGTCTCGCTCTCGCTCATCACCGCACCGACGCCCGAGCGGCCCGGCCGCGTCACCTTTCTCGCCGAGGACGTGACGGCGCGCCGCCACATCCGCGACAACCTGCACGGGCGCGAATCCCAACTCCGCATCGTCCTGGAGCACGCGCCTATTCTGCTGTTCGAGCTGGACGAGGCGGGGCACTTCGTGTTCTGCGAGGGCCGCGCGCTCGCGCTTTCGGGCATCCGCTCCGAGGACCTGATCGGCGTTTCCGCCGTGGAGCGTTACCGGAACCACCCGGAGACGATGCAAGGGTTCAACCGCGTGCTCTCCGGCCAGGCGAGTTCGTGGACGCTCACGCTCGGCTCCCGCGAGTTCGAGGTCTACGCCGAGCCCTCCCGGGACCGCGACAACGCGATCTCGGGCGCCAGAGGCGTCGCCGTGGATGTGACCGAGCGCCGCAACGCAGAGCGGATCGCCGCCCGCGCGAGCGAGGAGGCCGCCGACGACGCACGCCACAGCGCCGACCTCGTCTCGCTGCTCAGCCACGGCCTGCGCGTGCCTCTGGCGACAGTCCTGGGCTACGCGGACCTGATGGAGGACGAGGACGGGGAGGCCGCCGAGGCCGCGGGCGCCATCACGCGCGCCGCGCAGGAGATCCTCGACACGCTGGACGGATTCCTGGACCTCACGCAGCTTTCTGCCCTCCGCACCGTCGCGCCCCGCCCAACGGGGACGACGGGCCTAGAGGCGACCGTGAACCGCGCCGTGGCCGAAGGCGCCTCTGGCGTGCCGGTCTCGGTAGAGGTGGTGCCGTTGGAGACGCCGATCCTGCTGGACCTCAGCCTCTTCGGCGCCGTCATCAGCCGCGTGGCCGAGCTTGCCGAAGGCTCGCTAGAGGTGAGCGCCGAGGCGGCCGGTGCGCACCTCTTCGTCCGGCTCTTCTCGCCCGGCCTGGCCTCCCGCCTGGGAGGCGACTCGCTGGACACCGCCTATGTGCATCACGCCGTCGCGGCGCTGGACGCCGAACTCGCGCTGGGCGCCGACGGCAGCGTCGGCATCGGCGTGCCTGTCCTGCCGGCGCCGATCGTCCACCTGGCCACGGCGCCTTCGGGCGACGGCTCGTTGCGCGCGGCGGAGCTGATCACGAGGCTCTGA
- a CDS encoding PKD domain-containing protein — protein MLYRSFLALGFALGLASCLTTRAPAMLASLECPAELLIGEQGRFVASTTDDGIPAPDVQWIWGDTETSTGADASHVFRTPGTYSVTAELRRGENAVDTETCVVTAVELGHGPVFTACQAQPSTAASGEPVSLMGSLHPNSPEADAFGVDWGDGNTDASLPATHRYSEPGTYTVTVTARNAYGIDFCSTDVTITESD, from the coding sequence ATGCTCTACCGTTCCTTCCTGGCCCTGGGCTTCGCGCTTGGCCTCGCCTCCTGCCTGACCACGCGCGCGCCTGCCATGCTAGCCAGCCTAGAGTGCCCCGCAGAACTGCTAATCGGAGAGCAGGGACGCTTTGTCGCCTCGACAACGGACGACGGCATACCGGCTCCTGATGTCCAGTGGATCTGGGGAGACACCGAGACCTCTACGGGCGCGGATGCCTCGCACGTGTTCAGGACTCCCGGGACGTATTCCGTGACCGCAGAGCTACGCCGTGGCGAGAACGCTGTCGATACGGAGACGTGCGTGGTCACAGCCGTAGAGCTAGGGCACGGCCCTGTGTTCACAGCCTGCCAGGCCCAGCCGAGCACGGCCGCCTCTGGCGAACCGGTTTCCCTGATGGGTTCTCTCCACCCCAATTCGCCAGAGGCCGACGCGTTTGGAGTCGACTGGGGCGACGGCAACACCGATGCGTCACTTCCAGCGACGCACCGCTACAGCGAACCCGGCACGTACACCGTGACAGTGACCGCCCGCAACGCCTACGGCATCGATTTCTGCTCGACGGACGTGACCATCACTGAGAGCGACTAA
- a CDS encoding PQQ-dependent sugar dehydrogenase translates to MSRLPVFATLLAAFLLAPASLAQIRAVEAFPGIRFDFPVEVAVAPGQPERLYVVEKGEGSTSPEAPSRILSIAPGETEPTVFLDLTDVAWPGAEAGLLGLAFHPDYASNGRFFVYYGARGVQRTVLAEYRRSARDPLVADPDDPVVLLEVEQPLTIHNGGKIKFGPDGFLYVAYGDGRGPGDVDGNGQNLATLLGSLVRIDVDGTTGSLPYRIPADNPFLDVSGARPEIYARGFRSPWKFTFDAETGDLWLGDVGETDWEEINVVEAGGNYGWGEMEGFQCFVDDCDPDKYDLPLYAYPHTAETTGGLSITGGFVYRGTALAGLQGRYLFADFVFPRLWALLDDASGADVILNTVPNIASINADASGEVLLTSFTEGKIYKVVQGPLANGPGATDAAPTLALRGANPVRSRARLAIGAAAGTSVRVTAFDARGRELAVVYDGAVSAGDLEVELDASGFAPGAVFVRLDAASGRVVLPLTVVR, encoded by the coding sequence ATGAGTCGACTTCCCGTTTTTGCCACGCTCCTCGCAGCGTTTCTACTCGCCCCCGCATCCCTCGCGCAGATCCGAGCCGTCGAGGCCTTCCCCGGGATCCGGTTCGATTTCCCCGTTGAGGTGGCCGTCGCGCCCGGCCAGCCCGAGCGGCTGTACGTCGTGGAAAAGGGGGAGGGGAGCACGTCGCCCGAGGCGCCCTCGCGCATCCTCTCCATCGCGCCGGGCGAGACCGAGCCGACGGTTTTTCTGGACCTGACGGACGTGGCGTGGCCGGGCGCGGAAGCGGGGCTTTTGGGACTCGCCTTCCACCCGGACTACGCGAGCAACGGACGCTTTTTCGTCTACTACGGCGCCAGAGGCGTGCAGCGGACAGTGTTGGCGGAGTACCGCCGCTCGGCGCGCGATCCGCTCGTGGCAGACCCCGATGACCCCGTCGTCCTCTTGGAGGTGGAGCAGCCGCTGACGATCCACAACGGCGGCAAGATCAAGTTCGGCCCCGACGGATTCCTGTACGTCGCCTACGGCGACGGGCGCGGCCCGGGCGACGTGGACGGCAACGGCCAGAACCTCGCGACGCTGCTGGGCTCGCTCGTCCGCATCGACGTGGACGGCACGACGGGGAGCCTGCCCTACCGCATCCCGGCGGACAACCCCTTTCTCGATGTGAGCGGCGCCCGCCCCGAGATCTACGCCAGAGGCTTCCGCAGCCCGTGGAAGTTCACCTTCGACGCTGAGACTGGCGACCTCTGGTTGGGCGACGTAGGCGAGACCGACTGGGAGGAGATCAACGTCGTGGAGGCCGGCGGCAACTACGGCTGGGGCGAGATGGAAGGCTTCCAGTGCTTCGTGGACGACTGCGACCCAGACAAATACGACCTCCCGCTCTACGCCTACCCGCACACCGCCGAGACCACGGGCGGGCTCTCCATCACGGGCGGCTTCGTCTACCGCGGCACCGCGCTGGCCGGCCTGCAAGGCCGCTACCTCTTCGCGGACTTCGTCTTCCCCCGCCTGTGGGCGCTTCTCGACGACGCCTCTGGCGCCGACGTGATCCTCAACACCGTGCCCAACATCGCGTCCATCAACGCCGACGCCTCGGGCGAGGTGCTGCTGACCTCGTTTACCGAGGGCAAGATCTACAAGGTGGTCCAGGGGCCTCTGGCGAACGGCCCCGGCGCAACCGACGCCGCGCCGACGCTCGCGCTCCGGGGCGCCAACCCGGTCCGGAGCCGCGCGCGCCTCGCCATTGGCGCGGCGGCAGGCACGAGCGTGCGCGTCACGGCGTTCGACGCCAGAGGCCGCGAGCTCGCGGTTGTCTACGACGGCGCCGTCTCGGCAGGCGATCTTGAGGTCGAACTCGACGCCAGCGGCTTCGCGCCCGGCGCCGTCTTCGTCCGCTTGGACGCGGCCTCGGGCCGCGTTGTCCTCCCGCTTACTGTGGTCCGCTAG
- a CDS encoding DsbA family protein — MPTLRALSLAFLATFVVACGPANSQTASGGEDRKAQIIANLKHEFPQVADLDVRIDTLKAAADGMDEGTFLIAGQPPQPFLVTRDNSAMYLIASDPIDVSRSVEELAEARANADSEAEAEARVRSAALASSVAGLPARGPADAPVTIVEFSDFQCPYCSRAAGTVKQVLAAYPEDVKLVYAHFPLGNHPWARPAAIASSCAAEQNNDAFWTLHDLYFDEQSAINTGNVIAKSRAALAGSGIDMAAWSTCATDESSSTYQAAASGVDTQMALGEEYGVRGTPGFFVNGRFVNGNQPMDVFVSAIEAAKQDPR; from the coding sequence ATGCCCACCCTCCGCGCGCTTTCCCTCGCCTTTCTCGCGACGTTCGTCGTCGCCTGCGGCCCCGCCAACAGCCAAACCGCCTCTGGCGGCGAGGACCGCAAGGCGCAGATCATCGCCAACCTCAAGCACGAGTTCCCGCAGGTCGCCGACCTCGACGTGCGCATCGACACGCTCAAGGCCGCAGCCGACGGCATGGACGAGGGCACGTTCCTGATCGCCGGCCAGCCGCCGCAGCCGTTCCTGGTCACGCGCGACAACTCCGCGATGTACCTCATCGCGTCCGACCCGATCGACGTGAGCCGCTCCGTCGAGGAACTCGCTGAAGCGCGCGCCAACGCGGACTCGGAAGCCGAAGCGGAGGCCCGCGTCCGCTCGGCCGCCCTCGCGTCCTCCGTCGCCGGGCTCCCCGCCAGAGGCCCCGCCGACGCGCCCGTGACCATCGTCGAGTTCTCGGACTTCCAGTGCCCCTACTGCAGCCGCGCCGCCGGTACGGTCAAGCAGGTGCTCGCGGCCTACCCCGAGGACGTGAAGCTCGTCTACGCGCACTTCCCGCTGGGCAACCACCCGTGGGCGCGCCCGGCCGCCATCGCGTCCTCGTGCGCCGCCGAGCAGAACAACGACGCCTTCTGGACGCTGCACGACCTCTACTTCGACGAGCAGAGCGCCATCAACACCGGCAACGTCATCGCGAAGTCTCGCGCCGCGCTCGCGGGCTCCGGCATCGACATGGCCGCGTGGAGCACCTGCGCGACTGACGAAAGCTCTAGCACCTATCAGGCCGCGGCCTCTGGCGTGGACACGCAGATGGCTCTCGGCGAGGAGTACGGGGTGCGCGGCACGCCGGGCTTCTTCGTCAACGGCCGCTTCGTCAACGGCAACCAGCCGATGGACGTGTTCGTCTCGGCCATCGAGGCCGCGAAGCAGGACCCGCGCTAG